The following proteins are encoded in a genomic region of Cryptomeria japonica chromosome 11, Sugi_1.0, whole genome shotgun sequence:
- the LOC131860353 gene encoding uncharacterized protein LOC131860353: MSFELNNAFLTNLCISGDGIVGIAGATDTTNGIISYVDAAGDADTVNGIIVVVDVAGTADTADGVIGYVDAGSEIIGVVGGLISVVGKIIGAVGGIIGDVGIAGIVDGIGGAASGIIGAIGAVIGVVGVAGTVDGIGGVADGIIGVLGSTDATDGIISVVGGVGGIMGTVGVCIADGIEGAADIIKDGLLRVIG; encoded by the coding sequence atgtcttttgagttgaaCAATGCATTTTTGACCAACCTATGTATTTCTGGAGATGGAATTGTTGGTATTGCGGGTGCTACTGATACTACTAATGGAATTATTAGTTATGTCGATGCTGCTGGTGATGCTGATACTGTTAATggcattattgttgttgttgatgttgctggTACTGCTGATACTGCTGATGGTGTTATCGGTTATGTTGATGCTGGTAGTGAGATTATAGGTGTTGTTGGTGGGCTTATTAGTGTTGTAGGTAAGATTATTGGTGCTGTTGGTGGGATTATTGGTGATGTTGGTATTGCAGGTATTGTTGATGGGATTGGGGGTGCTGCTAGTGGGATTATTGGTGCTATTGGTgctgttattggtgttgttggtgttgctgGTACTGTCGATGGGATTGGGGGTGTTGCAGATGGGATTATTGGCGTTCTTGGTAGTActgatgctactgatgggattatcagtgTTGTCGGTGGAGTTGGTGGGATTATGGGAACCGTAGGTGTTTGTATTGCTGATGGGATTGAGGGTGCTGCAGATATAATTAAGGATGGCCTCCTTAGAGTAAttggttga